The Sulfurirhabdus autotrophica genome includes the window TGGACCCTTTAAAAGTACTGGTAGTTTGTTTTGATACGCTGCTTCAAAAATAGCAATTTCATCACCAGTAATCTCGTAATAAGGCTCGCTTTCAATGAAGTTTTCTTCAGGGTTCAGGGCGCGTGCTTGCAAGGTATAACCTCAGTTATGCTTCAGTTAATCAAGATGGTTGTATTTGTCGTCTGGTGTCACGGACTCCAGTGGACCAAGCTTGGCAACAATACCATCCATGAATTCTTCTCTTTCTTTCTTGCGTGCCAAGCGCTTATCTAAAGCGTCCGTCTTAGTGGCAATGGAAGGCTCGTCAAACATCACTTGTCGAATCAGGCGGTAGCCAAATTGCATGAGTTCCACATCATCGTTGGCAATTTTTTTCATCTCGTCTTCAGGGATGTCATAGACTTCGTTAAACGCATCGCTTGTTACGAATTCTTTAAAACGGTCTACATCGTAGCTGGCCATGAAGAACATTTGTAGGCTACGTTTGGTAGGGGTGCCGACACTTGGACCAGAGGATTTCTTTTTCAGAATAAGTTGGCGCCATCCGCGTGACAGCTCATCGTATTCAACCAAACCTTGTTCTTTGCGGTATTCATCAATGGTCAGTGTGCGTTGTTCATTGTGCCCTAAACAATGAGACTCCTGAACCACAGCATACGCATCTTTATCAATATATTCGTTTTGCTTTCGCATTGACACCAGCGCAACTGGGTAGTATCTGCACGCGGCTGGACGATCTTCGTAGACACTGCATCCTTCATCTGTCATGAATTGGCATTGAGACGTGCCGGATTTTGGCAGCATTTTAATACCCGCAATGTCG containing:
- a CDS encoding YkgJ family cysteine cluster protein, with translation MDKVDIQDSPFPKSPVIPTLYEGTKTIQFRCHKEIECFNACCKNIDITLTPYDVLRLKKRLGQTSGEFLLQYTVPFEMGPGDIAGIKMLPKSGTSQCQFMTDEGCSVYEDRPAACRYYPVALVSMRKQNEYIDKDAYAVVQESHCLGHNEQRTLTIDEYRKEQGLVEYDELSRGWRQLILKKKSSGPSVGTPTKRSLQMFFMASYDVDRFKEFVTSDAFNEVYDIPEDEMKKIANDDVELMQFGYRLIRQVMFDEPSIATKTDALDKRLARKKEREEFMDGIVAKLGPLESVTPDDKYNHLD